A single Acidobacteriota bacterium DNA region contains:
- a CDS encoding HD domain-containing protein: MRFLVEVDQLKQVLRRTSIVGNERLENSAEHSWHVSLMALVLSEHAAAPGLDQLKVLKMLIVHDLVEIDAGDTFVYDQAGLKDQEEREQRAAKRIFGLLPAESGAELRAIWDEFEARRSPEAKFARALDRLQPMVLNYINGGGPWQEHGVRADQVREINGCIEDGAPELWRYAEELIEDAVRRELLAP; encoded by the coding sequence ATGCGCTTCCTGGTCGAAGTCGACCAGCTCAAGCAGGTGCTGCGGCGCACGTCCATCGTCGGCAACGAACGCCTCGAGAACTCCGCGGAGCACTCGTGGCATGTGAGCTTGATGGCGCTGGTTCTGTCGGAGCACGCGGCCGCCCCCGGGCTCGATCAACTCAAGGTGCTGAAGATGTTGATCGTGCACGATCTGGTCGAGATCGACGCGGGCGATACCTTCGTCTACGACCAGGCCGGTCTGAAGGACCAGGAGGAGCGCGAACAGCGGGCGGCGAAACGGATCTTCGGACTGCTGCCGGCCGAGAGCGGGGCCGAGTTGCGCGCCATCTGGGACGAGTTCGAGGCCCGGCGGAGCCCCGAAGCGAAGTTCGCGAGGGCCCTGGACCGCTTGCAGCCGATGGTCCTGAACTACATCAACGGCGGCGGGCCCTGGCAGGAGCACGGCGTCCGGGCAGACCAGGTGCGCGAGATCAACGGCTGCATCGAGGACGGCGCGCCCGAGCTCTGGCGCTACGCCGAGGAACTGATCGAAGACGCCGTCCGGCGCGAACTCCTGGCTCCCTGA